cAGTCCACGTCAGATAATGAATTAGTTAgtttgccagttatttgtttcagatgcattgacCTGATGGTGGAAGTAGCCCTAACCgcccagcggttatgtgaaccacacTACGTTGACAAAGAGTCCAGCACATACTCGCACATACTGACCTGATGTATTTTCCTTTAGATATTAGAAGATAAAGTTGAATTTTGGATGGAAAAATATGACAAAGATGTTGAAGCAAAGCAGAATGAACTCAATttactgaaacaaaataaagCAAATGATTTGGCAAGATTACAGGTTGGTGTTAAACTGCATAGGTGTATGtattttgccaatttttatttcagtttggAGCAATTAATCAAGATGTATCATTTATCCATATCTCCTATTGAATCTTTGAGCCTTTTTAAatctattgaaacaaaaataatttcatgtGTAAGCAGTTACTGATATTCAAGAAGTTACATTaggcctgattacatgtccGCTGGAACCGGTCTAGCAGACCACATATTCACGCTTTAGTGGTTTGCCTGCGATTCAAATCCGTGCTATCGGTCCAGAATACCAGACCTTCTAGATAGGAGGTCTGGAAGTGAGCTGCACTGgtctaatttaaatttaattttaatataatttatttaatttaaacgTTGTCCGCATCTACTGTGTCGCTGTTgaacacaaatttgaaataccTGTACTGGTGGTATCCCAGTGCGGCGTATTGGCATGATAGGTTGTTGTTTTAAAACAGAGAATTAAATCTTGATGTTTAAAGATTTATTGGTATAAACTGAGCGCAGTACGGACTGTTGATAAACTTCAGTTTGCAttgagaatttttttgaaatttcaccatacagccatacctCATCCTAGCTGGCACCAGTACCCTTACTATACATCCCGACCCAAATTCAAAGCTTCAGTGTCGGTAACGTCACAGTAGTAGGGTGATGTTGAATAATGAAAGTGCCTCTGTTTACATATGAGGAGCCCACTTCACACAAAGTGTTTGtttgataaatgaaattgttttaatttggtTGCCAGTAGACTACTGATAACTGTAGGCCTAGGTAATTTTTTGAATGGATCGTGTGGCGTAAGATGCCAGTACTCTGCAACGTTGAACGCTGAATGGTAGGCCAAAATGATCTAACTCGTCTATCTTTTATGCCCCCAATTAATTTTTCGTTTCGTTCCTACATTATGGGCAAATTTCAACGGGAAAGCAACCCCTCATCATATAATAATCTCATCATCTGCAAATAACTTCACAGAACTTCAATCAAGAACGTGCATTTAATGTTGATACTTTAATTatcatttgtattgaatttattgaaaataaaaaatacgcAGTGTTTGCAAATCATGACTTATTTGCTTTAGTCCTAAAACTCTAAAATTGTTCTCATCTTGTTGGTTTGGAAATGTAATCGGGGGCGTTAAGTGGTTTTCGAGACTACTTTGACATTTCCGAACCGAACCGGTTCGCTGGACTGGTTTTGATggacatgtaatcaggcctATTGTTTTTTACATATGTATTTCTCCCAAATATCACAATCAAATATTGTTTGTAGGATCTGACTCGAACTTATGCAGAATATGAAAAAGTTGTCGTCGAGGACAGAATTGAAAAGGAAAAAGAAAGAAGAAAAAGAGAACAAGAGGAAATGGAGCTAAAAGCGGCAGTAAAGGTACCAAATTTCCAAATTATTATAGGATGGGAATTCGGTAAAAATTAGGATTggtatatgtatgtatgtttatttgtttcGTAAAAGCAACAAAAGCGTAGATAGATTATCattactgaagacgggatgtatgcacaagaccatactggcctgAAACATGAACATGCGGCATAtaccccctttgaaaatttttaaaaagaagtAAATCGAATACATATAATATGGTCCCATATTAACAACAaaaagaattctaacaacaacaacataataacaaaacgatccatatgtaaaCTTCGTTTCCAAGTTGTGGTGAGGCTGGTGTCACAGACTCACATGTTCACCAATTGCTTAACTTTAGATCTGACTGACCTACTTGCTACCTAGTAGATAGATTAAACTTAAAAATACTTtgtaaatatgtaatatatattatctATCGTATTTCTTGAAGTAGCACCTTTGACGTTGAGTAAAGAAGgaattaattttacaaaaaatttcaattgacACAAAATATAAGCATATAAAAACAATGTGAAAATCAGACATATATTGTGGTAAATTACAACATATAGTGCAGtgtgtaaaatttgaaaacatcaCTTTGTCAAATATAATTTCATCAATTCCAATGGGCATTTATAACTTATCATCAGAAGTTAAAAATCGATGTCTGGTTTTCTAACTGTACCATTAATTTTTCTACCAATTCTCTTGCATCTTTTTGTTGCAATGATTTCTGGGCAGATCTATATATAAATCAATAGGatagaatttttatatatatcctTAAATGAGGACAACTTTTACCCTCACATGTAAAATTTTCTCGtaatgaaaaaaagtaaaagtaactgtCTAATAAGTCATGTTGGCGACTGTGGGAAATCTAGTTTGCCTGCAGCAAAAAATACTCAGTAAGATCTCCcgattatttttatgttttattgttACTTATAACTGATGAATACTTTGCGGTGAGGCTCTCACATGGCAAGAACttaaagtaatatttataaaacatgtTGTCAAAGAATTTAGCGTCTCAAAAACTTGTTTATTCAGGTACAGTCATGGTGGAGAGCTATGATGGTCAGAAAACAACTTGGACCTTTCagtaaaaagaaaaagaaaggTGGGAAAAAGGGCGGCAAGAAAGGGGGTAAAAAAGGGAAGAAGAAAAAGTAGTGGGCGGAAGACCAGTGGATGGATTATTAGGACTGAACTTTTGTATTTACTTTATAAAATGATATATCTAATGtgtcaaatagaaaaataaaaaagtacatATCTATTGCGTGCAAATATTATCAATTATACATTTTATGGGCAAATTGTGTACAACCAATATGTACCGTTTTCTTCTTGAAGGAATGTGAAACGTCACCTTGCGCGGTCCATATCTATCAACTGATGGGTATGATATAGCTACCACCAAACCATGTTAACTAGTTGCAAAAAACACCATTTTAGCTGTGTGTAACATGTTTTTCGGGATTGCATATGCCAAAAACTTTAAGTGGGCATATTTATCGGATGTTTCTGGCAGGCATACTTAAATTCAATAGATAAAGTGTGCGTCAACTACGAACAAAAAAGAGCGAGGTGAGAAGTACAATAAACGATTTCCACACCTGATTGCTTTGTACCGTGTGGGAACCGATCGTTTGTGGACATATCAGTTGCGATGTCCTACGGcacgttttttttaatattgtgtaTTGAGTCTATTTTCCATttggtgataaaatatataacagataGAACACTGTGCGCGCACGAGGGCCGTTTATATGTCCCACGCTTGTTGAAATGGATGTGCGCTACCGGTATGTGATACCGATATGTGATGTGACGCCCACTGCAGAATATTGCATTGCCGAGGCGTGTTTCTGGTACTTAAAATGTGTCTCCAGTCTTATagtcttcaaacttttttactAAGTCATTAACAGGTTTGGAACTTAGTTTAGGAAGTGCTGCTGATTTGAACGAAGTCACGCGAGGACGCGGGCGCCTCGGTTGCGCAGGTGCTGATCTTGGAACATCTGGTGATGTCGAAAAGTACTTTTCAGAGGATTCAGATTCTGATGACCAACTATTCTTATACTTTTCTGCATTTTCTTTATAACCATTGGTGCGCGGCGAACAGTCCGACAGTTCCGTGCCCTGATTCGTGACATTGGTCGTAGCAGTTTTTTTGAAATTGGACTCTTGGATTTCTTTTTTTAACGGCTGTGATGAGAAACTGGTTATGGTTTCTTTGAAACACTTTTCATTCGATTTTTCAAGAGTTTCTGAGTCAGATTGTTCGGATTCTTCGTCAtctgaaaaacaattttaactcTCATAAGATTGCGAATATCGTTAGTAAACTGAAGAGGTAAATTCTAAATAATTGTAACAATCCTAACACTAAATGCATAGGTCGTATCTCAAAATCCTTTCGTGGTTTCGTCATGCTTGTGTGATAATCTTTTCAGCAAATGCGATGCTCAGCTGGGGTCTACAGGTGACTGACCTTTGCGTCCATATTATTGAGCAAATTATATTGTTATATAACTATATTTTTCATGCTTTTAGTTCTACAAATGGTTGGTTGTATTGTTGCAACAAATAAAACGCGGAATTAGTGAATTTCTCGGCTCAATAAtctactgtttttttttattcatatgaCCCCCATTAGACACTCATGCTTTGATTTGAACGCAGCTCATTTGGCAGCCACGTTCCAGGCTCTCCAGCTATGCTCAGGGTGTTGTTTTTGTTAATAGGCTTACCagacgtcccggtttagccgggacagtctcgattttgacaagctgtcccggcgtcccgtTCGGTAGACTCAAATGTCCCGGTCGTGCAATATGACAgtcataattgttttttttcattaaatatcgatcgataaattgttttttattgttcatgGAGGCAGTCAATCTATCACTAATTTGCGAGTCGTTTCACTAGTTCAGAAATATAATCCTATATGTTATAGGTATTATATATATGTCTAATTAACAATTTAACATCTAACGTTAGCCTTACGGctgttaaattattcaaaatgctGAAGGGAAGTAGTTTTTcaatgatttgaatattactATTATTCATATGAGTTGAAGCGTTGAAATCTAACCCAAGCTTTGTCCAATCTGCATTGTCCCGtgtttttgtttcatatataGCATACGGTAAGCCTATTCTTAAAGAATCTATCGATCCAAGTTTGCGTCTTGATGAACAATAGTTTTAGGAAATGATTGATGACTTGGTTCAAGTATCTAGTGAGAAAACGACAATAATGAAATGTTATGTTTAGCTATACAAATATATTGAAGCCCATGCTTGGAAAAGTTTGGTACCTTCCCGGATATAACGTCGACCTTGAACAATTTGTAATATAAGGATTATGcaaaaacgaaaaatgattcATCGTTTTATCTAAAACGATAATTTTGCCAAAAATGACCCAGGCTGCTAATCTTTATTCAGAAAGGCCACAGACTGAATTGTTGTAGATTAGACAAAAATGCACAGAAATAAGTGATCAACAGCATGACAGGCTGACAGCTGGCATTAAAATTGTTACGTCGAACAAAAAACTTATAATGCGTAATCCGCATTTTGTCACAAATCAGCTCTTTGCTTGAAAATAGTATGCGCGATAGTAGCATTCCTTTAAATTCCTTTGACACAAAATGCTTAAGACGGAGAAATTCGCCAGAGGGCTaatacttttgtttatttttttacattttctctTAGTCCCATATGGGGCATAGTATTTCACCGATTGcgaattttttctgttttattttctttatgCGCGAGTGCGCGACATTTCTGTTCATATACCTgagaatattcatatatattttccgCACTATTGTTAGACCTTTGAAGCCAGCAATTTGGaattacatttaaaattttagacTAGTGCCTCATGATTTGatctatattttgaaaaaattgaagaaactaCAACTCATGGTCGCCAGTAAGCATGTTGTgatatgtaatatatatgatattGGAATGAAACATAAGGCCCATCCTCACCCTGTTGATGCAagataaatatacaattgcTTACTTACGATTATTTACCTTTGGTTGACCTACATACGTCGCAGTATTACAAGGAATTCGAATTCTTGCGTGATGATAAAGGGCATTACGAGATTTATGACTGAAACATACACACTATTAAAGGCCATCGACATAACTTCGCgtgtgtatattatatataatatgtatgTAGAATTTACTATCTCACATTAAGGCTACTTTCACTTGGCATGACTTTATATGAATTCCCTAACTTACCGTCAATATCGTCTTCCGATACAGGGTAATCTGCCGGTGGAAGTTCAGGAACTTCTGTTGTTGAATTATTTCGCCTTTCATTTTCTGGTGAAGGCAAATACATATCTTCCTTTGATACAAATCGTAATGATTTTTGTCGAATTAGTCCAGTCATTTTCCAGTTTTGTACATTTGGTGATTCGTTGCTTTCCGATTCGTTGTTTTCTACATTGTTAATGTGATCTATGCCATTTATAGCCTCATTTTCCTCATCCACGCCTCCGTATTTTTCTTCTGTATCAGATTCGTTTTCAAAGTCATTAACTATTGAATCAAACATATCTAGAATTTCCTTCTCATCAATCGACAAATTAGAATTTGTATTGTTCTCCATTTGTTCGCTTTGCTCAAATAAAGTTTTTGGTTCGATTTCCCCGTTTGGTAATTTTGAGTCTGAATTATCCTCAGGAGTTTCAGTTTTTGTGAATGAGGTAAATATATCTTCCGAGGACTGCTGATTTGAAGAATTTACTAAAGGTACTTGTTGCAAATTTTTATCACCGAGTAAATTAGATTGTTCATCCTTACTGGCTATAGTAGTTGGTACAATATCAAATCCGTCAATATCATGAGGTTTAAATTCATCTTCGAAGCCATTTACATTCCTCGTTTCGCCGTCGCAGGAAACTGTACGCTCCTGGCTTTGTCCACTGTATTTTGGACCTCGTCCTTTTTTGTTACTATGCTTTACACCAGAACCTTCAGACAGTTTTTTGTCTTTCCCACGGACCCACTTTTGCACTCTTTGAAACATAATTATTTGCCACACATTGGAGTACTATTATTcttgaaaaatacaaaagaaGATATTATTTTAGCATTGAGAAACCTATTATTTTGGGAAAATCATGACCCTAATTGTCAGTTATTCGTCTCTGAAGATTACATGCTCTGGTATGTATAGTCTTTGATGGCAGAACTTGGAACTCTTGAGTGTGCGTGTGCGTCTGAAACCCATGATATACCTATTCATCTAGAACTAATAAATACGTTTTTCCTAGTACATTCCTGCCTGTACAGTAACAATTAGGAAACTACAACACCgtctttcaaatttttcaaaaagcgGATTAGTTCCCGTAAAAGCACATTATTTTAACTGATTTTAAATTGACATCAATTCCGAAAGACATTGAAAAAGATTGAAAATGCATATTTTGCGTATTGGTTGGAATCAACAATACGAAACGTAACCATACAAATTCACTTCTAGCAACACACGGAGTTATAAATAACAATATCCAATATTTGCAAGGCGCTCTTGGCTTGTCGATGAGCTAATTTACGAGATGAAAATTACGAAGCTTCACAAGTACCCAAAAGGAAGTAAATAATCCCGTTGCTTTCAATAATTTACAGATTTGAattaatatttctaaaaacgaTCGAATAGAAAGAATTATCCCATTTTAACTAAAAACTTACAGAGCGATCcaacatcattgttataaaGACCCATCCGAAGACGTACGTAATACGTGAAACGATATGCTTACGGAAGTAAAAAGACGTAactgtaatatttttatattctacaCAAAATATCCTTCTACTCACTATGACTAATCATGTGGAAAGCGGAATCGCAAGCAGAACAAATTTTTTAAGACAAAATTTTCCAGTACTTTTATTTGTAAAATCACCGAATTTACATTAACCTGGGGTATAGCAGCGTTCTTACTTTCTCTGCTGCTTCGTTATACTGTCACTCGCTATCAGCTGTCGGGTTCTAAATAATCGCAATAT
The sequence above is a segment of the Styela clava chromosome 7, kaStyClav1.hap1.2, whole genome shotgun sequence genome. Coding sequences within it:
- the LOC120328808 gene encoding uncharacterized protein LOC120328808 codes for the protein MFQRVQKWVRGKDKKLSEGSGVKHSNKKGRGPKYSGQSQERTVSCDGETRNVNGFEDEFKPHDIDGFDIVPTTIASKDEQSNLLGDKNLQQVPLVNSSNQQSSEDIFTSFTKTETPEDNSDSKLPNGEIEPKTLFEQSEQMENNTNSNLSIDEKEILDMFDSIVNDFENESDTEEKYGGVDEENEAINGIDHINNVENNESESNESPNVQNWKMTGLIRQKSLRFVSKEDMYLPSPENERRNNSTTEVPELPPADYPVSEDDIDDDEESEQSDSETLEKSNEKCFKETITSFSSQPLKKEIQESNFKKTATTNVTNQGTELSDCSPRTNGYKENAEKYKNSWSSESESSEKYFSTSPDVPRSAPAQPRRPRPRVTSFKSAALPKLSSKPVNDLVKKFEDYKTGDTF